The following are encoded together in the Phaeobacter sp. A36a-5a genome:
- a CDS encoding glycosyltransferase family 4 protein yields MSQDREYIDQEIAQIRFIYETLYPEIPVEAHMWWEEAKLPTPAVQPQDMSYGAEMMALTYIGNLRTGPQETPALPGKRVFVTIPSPRQVAVRESAGGVAWHKRPRKYRAIHALSPILAEQMKYQIEARRWRKLPARHKFSRLACSRGIFETQTMAPEGRHGGKEPAILIGLHWLDVGGAESLGIDSIRWALDAGLRVFVMVGQEGPERLLAKLPEDPRLQLIRTDRYLPRSQTSAFVSQLIAQENIILTHNHHCVPLYDALPTIKLRHPHVVNLDSTHIVEYADGGYPRISGVWSNFIDHHHVISGELERFYKERFRVYGSKLVLGRLLDDSRRGADVAPVRIRAGQTRCRVAFVGRMVHQKRPVVALSIIRRLRAWGKRNGVDFRFDMVGEGPYRGAVEHLLTRYRLADVVHLHPAGTDVPGLLGQSDILLVPSSNEGLALVCYEAIEAGCVPICSDVGAQAEICPPETLVAWSPLQAVRESVAVVQRLLREEGFAEGVEAGQRARMQALQNDPSAREVLSQLYRDALAAVAAERPGSTPAAAERPVPPSPYLEKKKRKLWLHIGSHKTGSTSLQIALRQGQMQQTLGSWSYLHAKPRVDFNPLIRNHKMGGNMYSELRWPFLERRMADADQRECGDCIIATEMLFWLMNPNDIRALHRRLREHFDEINVVAYLRRQDTLALSHRKQVILGQTAYQFYGAQLQALPVYRPHMMRYFDYATKLARWEEMFGAGNVTVRRFQRSDLVGGDTVLDFYNLVGLTPPDNPPRDNEAWSRSQILAGLWLRQQGFPKSSFEQILRELPEDGPLLPSRAEMQGFLARFDDINRRLAQRYDPEGPESFFDLEFDRYPEVANGGRTAAGGFDGDPVLTKELLQELKAGAEAECARQDLARDPLNTADQLLDLVEA; encoded by the coding sequence ATGTCTCAGGACAGAGAGTATATCGATCAGGAGATCGCCCAGATCCGTTTCATTTATGAGACGCTCTACCCCGAGATCCCGGTCGAGGCCCATATGTGGTGGGAAGAGGCCAAGCTGCCGACCCCGGCGGTGCAGCCGCAGGATATGTCCTATGGCGCCGAGATGATGGCGCTGACCTATATCGGCAATCTGCGCACCGGGCCGCAGGAAACCCCGGCGCTGCCGGGCAAGCGGGTGTTTGTCACCATCCCCTCGCCGCGTCAGGTGGCGGTCCGCGAAAGTGCCGGCGGCGTGGCCTGGCACAAACGGCCGCGCAAATATCGCGCCATTCACGCGCTCTCGCCGATATTGGCGGAGCAGATGAAATACCAGATCGAGGCCCGGCGCTGGCGCAAGCTTCCCGCCCGGCATAAATTCTCCCGGCTGGCCTGTTCGCGTGGCATCTTCGAGACCCAGACGATGGCCCCTGAGGGGCGCCATGGCGGCAAGGAGCCGGCAATCCTGATCGGGTTGCACTGGCTGGATGTGGGCGGCGCCGAAAGCCTTGGCATCGACAGCATCCGCTGGGCGCTGGACGCCGGGTTGCGGGTGTTTGTCATGGTCGGGCAGGAAGGTCCCGAACGGCTGCTGGCTAAGCTGCCGGAAGATCCGCGCCTGCAGCTGATCCGCACCGATCGCTATCTGCCGCGCAGCCAGACCAGCGCCTTTGTCAGTCAGCTGATTGCGCAGGAAAACATCATCCTCACCCACAATCACCACTGTGTGCCGCTCTATGATGCGCTGCCGACGATCAAGTTGCGCCATCCGCATGTGGTCAATCTCGACAGCACCCATATCGTGGAATATGCCGATGGCGGCTATCCGCGGATTTCCGGTGTCTGGAGCAATTTTATCGACCATCACCATGTGATCAGCGGCGAGTTGGAGCGGTTCTACAAGGAACGCTTCCGGGTTTATGGCAGCAAGCTGGTGCTGGGGCGTCTGCTGGATGACAGCCGTCGCGGCGCTGACGTGGCGCCGGTGCGGATCCGCGCGGGCCAGACCCGCTGCCGCGTCGCCTTTGTCGGGCGGATGGTGCATCAGAAACGCCCGGTGGTGGCGCTGTCGATCATCCGGCGGCTGCGGGCCTGGGGCAAACGCAACGGCGTGGATTTCCGCTTTGATATGGTGGGCGAGGGCCCCTATCGCGGCGCGGTGGAACATCTTTTGACCCGCTACCGTCTGGCGGATGTGGTGCATCTGCATCCCGCAGGCACCGATGTGCCGGGCCTTCTGGGGCAGAGCGATATCCTCCTGGTGCCGTCCTCGAACGAAGGGCTGGCGCTGGTCTGCTATGAGGCGATCGAGGCCGGCTGTGTGCCGATCTGCTCCGATGTGGGGGCGCAGGCGGAGATCTGCCCGCCGGAGACGCTGGTGGCCTGGTCGCCCCTGCAGGCGGTGCGCGAGAGTGTCGCGGTGGTGCAGCGGCTGTTGCGCGAGGAGGGTTTTGCCGAGGGGGTGGAGGCCGGTCAGCGCGCCCGGATGCAGGCCTTGCAGAATGACCCCTCGGCGCGCGAGGTGCTGTCGCAGCTGTATCGTGATGCGCTGGCGGCGGTCGCGGCGGAGAGGCCGGGCAGCACACCTGCGGCGGCAGAGCGCCCCGTGCCCCCAAGCCCCTATCTGGAAAAAAAAAAGCGTAAGCTCTGGCTGCATATAGGGTCGCATAAGACGGGATCGACTTCGTTGCAGATCGCGCTGCGACAAGGCCAGATGCAACAGACCTTGGGCAGCTGGAGTTATCTGCATGCAAAGCCCCGGGTCGATTTCAACCCTCTCATCCGCAATCACAAGATGGGAGGGAACATGTATTCCGAATTGCGCTGGCCGTTTCTGGAGCGGCGCATGGCGGATGCGGATCAGCGGGAGTGTGGCGACTGTATCATCGCGACGGAAATGCTGTTCTGGCTGATGAACCCGAACGATATCCGGGCATTGCACAGGCGGCTGCGTGAGCATTTCGACGAGATCAACGTGGTGGCCTATCTGCGCCGTCAGGACACATTGGCGCTGTCGCACCGCAAACAGGTGATCCTGGGGCAGACGGCCTATCAGTTCTATGGCGCGCAGCTGCAGGCCTTGCCGGTCTATCGGCCGCATATGATGCGCTATTTCGACTATGCCACCAAGCTGGCGCGCTGGGAGGAGATGTTCGGGGCCGGGAATGTCACCGTGCGCCGCTTCCAGCGCAGCGATCTGGTGGGCGGCGACACGGTGCTGGATTTTTACAATCTGGTGGGGCTGACGCCGCCGGACAATCCGCCGCGTGACAACGAGGCCTGGTCGCGCAGCCAGATTCTGGCGGGGCTGTGGCTGCGTCAGCAGGGATTTCCCAAGAGCAGTTTTGAACAGATCCTGCGGGAGCTGCCGGAGGATGGGCCGTTGTTGCCGTCGCGGGCGGAGATGCAGGGCTTTCTGGCGCGGTTTGACGACATCAATCGCAGGCTCGCGCAGCGTTATGATCCCGAGGGGCCGGAGAGCTTCTTTGATCTGGAGTTCGACCGCTACCCGGAGGTGGCCAATGGTGGCCGCACAGCGGCGGGCGGGTTTGACGGTGATCCGGTGCTGACAAAAGAGCTGTTGCAGGAGCTGAAGGCCGGGGCCGAGGCGGAATGCGCCCGGCAGGATCTGGCGCGGGATCCGCTCAATACGGCGGATCAGCTGCTGGATCTGGTGGAGGCCTGA
- a CDS encoding calcium-binding protein, whose protein sequence is MANINAAAGVTVVAGSTSDDTITLTDAIGGNSIDGNGGADTLTLNNAADTFVAQVATLAYDEANDTWTVAGASLTEGFTSVTLADGVTIEAGVASEGIIQPASVNSGAAATLTTINSYDWDGADAAVNAFTAASIVSVDGQNIATVGSNFVNADGAFTVNSGAQTVTFTANTAAIAAQGNVGDDASFSYEVVVANAAGTETRTVTVTYTAEIPFTTGDDTWEAGTGAAANVDENADFGGEDLGNDTFNGNDEDNTITAGLGNDTLIGGNGDDVLDGGAGSNVIRGGNGTDTIIVTGATATDANTLGGGAGADDITGGAGADTLFGGNGDDTNLDGGAGNDVINGGAGEDTLVGNTGDDELRGGDGDDNLDGGAGADELRGGAGDDVVNGGAGSDMMYVSLGNDTMDGGADDDTFILRDDSGATLINNFTTGDKLNVEGLGYNDLADVLAIAYQTSAGVVLDIDADTTVTLASLTLADLDASDFDFA, encoded by the coding sequence ATGGCTAATATTAATGCAGCAGCTGGTGTGACCGTTGTCGCAGGCAGCACAAGCGATGACACAATCACCCTGACCGACGCAATCGGCGGCAACAGCATCGACGGCAACGGTGGTGCGGATACGCTGACCCTGAACAACGCGGCTGACACTTTTGTCGCACAGGTTGCCACTCTCGCCTATGACGAAGCGAACGACACCTGGACTGTTGCCGGCGCGTCGCTGACCGAAGGCTTCACTTCTGTCACTCTGGCTGATGGCGTGACCATCGAAGCCGGTGTTGCGTCCGAGGGCATCATCCAGCCCGCATCCGTCAACAGCGGCGCAGCAGCGACCCTGACCACCATCAACAGCTATGACTGGGACGGTGCGGACGCGGCAGTAAACGCCTTCACCGCAGCATCCATCGTCAGCGTTGACGGCCAGAACATTGCAACCGTTGGCAGCAACTTCGTGAACGCTGATGGTGCTTTCACCGTCAACAGCGGTGCCCAGACTGTGACCTTCACTGCGAACACCGCAGCGATTGCCGCACAGGGCAACGTTGGTGACGACGCATCCTTCTCCTACGAAGTTGTTGTTGCAAACGCAGCTGGCACCGAAACCCGTACCGTCACTGTGACCTATACCGCAGAGATTCCCTTCACCACCGGTGACGACACATGGGAAGCTGGCACAGGCGCAGCGGCCAACGTTGACGAAAACGCCGACTTCGGCGGCGAAGACCTGGGCAACGACACCTTCAACGGCAACGATGAAGACAACACCATTACCGCAGGTCTCGGCAATGACACCCTGATCGGTGGCAACGGCGACGACGTGCTCGACGGCGGCGCCGGTAGCAACGTCATCCGTGGCGGCAATGGCACCGACACCATCATTGTAACTGGTGCAACTGCAACCGATGCAAACACCCTGGGTGGCGGCGCTGGTGCAGACGACATCACCGGTGGCGCTGGTGCTGACACCCTCTTCGGCGGCAACGGCGACGACACCAACCTTGACGGTGGCGCAGGCAACGACGTCATCAACGGCGGTGCTGGCGAAGACACCCTGGTCGGCAACACTGGCGACGACGAACTGCGTGGCGGTGACGGCGACGACAATCTGGACGGCGGCGCTGGTGCCGACGAACTGCGCGGCGGTGCTGGCGATGACGTCGTCAACGGTGGCGCTGGCTCCGACATGATGTATGTCAGCCTCGGCAACGACACCATGGACGGTGGCGCAGACGATGACACCTTCATCCTGCGTGACGACAGCGGTGCGACCCTCATCAACAACTTCACCACTGGCGACAAGCTGAACGTCGAAGGTCTGGGTTACAACGACCTGGCCGACGTTCTGGCCATTGCTTACCAGACAAGCGCAGGTGTGGTCCTCGATATCGATGCTGACACCACCGTGACCCTGGCGAGCCTGACCCTGGCAGACCTGGACGCATCCGACTTCGACTTCGCCTAA